One part of the Aspergillus luchuensis IFO 4308 DNA, chromosome 5, nearly complete sequence genome encodes these proteins:
- a CDS encoding DENN (AEX-3) domain protein (COG:T;~EggNog:ENOG410PJ00;~InterPro:IPR001194,IPR005113,IPR037516,IPR043153;~PFAM:PF03456,PF02141), with product MGHSLRDHASFVRPSTRDRPSTRDQGENSLVVPSRTSSLHSRITQPIPSQANTKASQRTPKTLTHAYMVCGVGREPSQWVRAPAPAQGKIGHMKGAVGQFWLPEILGSSPRLEQDNEIAKSLHSAMRACFPHDVEICTGKNQPHCVHHAFVLQQDSSHTLYGIALRVWSRADDKRAETIRELRKKTEPDFYDNPEETYWIPYCLSFLSRYPLYDLLGDYLRGMWIHWNKATNLFHAEEVSRILSFPAPRLNDLVRIDMKDYALCYQFPSSPTGFQNFSMWPLFTCLSIPNVVGVVEAAVSPTRRIIFVSHYPAMLTMAAETIRYCVRIYEWSGLYVPVVHARHIKDLVQEPGPYILGVTAECRTLFNAPSDALVVDLDRNFVLTSSPPDVLTPGQRTKFINRLTQALNGDVSPSGVPNHLRSAYAGGKLIPAGQIIVMRGEVESVQDPSWWNQDAVMNVMDHVCEKLGRNTGMKAIFGGSVKKPLMTKVSMRHLNEIVRERNQYSRDAMEAWQDFINLKGRMDTELSKVTKRNNFLVEELETWKQQFLKFQAFAETLTKETSELKVKIENHKRENRRLTGLIDQQKDDVARLSLRLSGTEKQRDDALEALVLQQEIAEELERERKRNQKELASLQHSNASLTRQRDEAQRVVLGLRSLINGQTHHMEHIVRSIGSSTDLTELPEAEAAVETKEAGQDVETPRESAVSSRRSSTNISAKSVANNVSPDLEQHLLSMGKSHNRLARLSITDVADRYLRDKTDAISDIIRSISEQCAAAVEGLQLAQDAEDDDLPASGKTTPNGSRRLTTDGLRGHLTPAGSEMGDGDNHSLHPDHRRSSVPPTPDLVHNRSSTSMSMVSSSTFPERSSQQYGPGEIPTRIIEDDDERAHETDGLDDHTETGTLSKQASEDLIRAGSSRLVA from the exons ATGGGTCATTCTCTGAGGGACCACGCCTCTTTCGTCCGTCCGTCCACTCGCGACCGGCCGTCGACCCGCGACCAAGGGGAGAACTCGCTCGTCGTCCCTAGTCGCACCTCCTCGCTTCACTCCCGCATTACGCAACCCATCCCTTCGCAAGCCAATACGAAAGCTTCTCAGCGAACCCCCAAGACTCTCACTCATGCGTACATGGTTTGCGGTGTTGGCCGGGAACCGTCCCAATGGGTCCGGGCTCCCGCGCCAGCACAGGGAAAGATTGGACACATGAAAGGAGCCGTGGGCCAGTTTTGGTTGCCGGAGATCCTGGGAAGCAGTCCCCGTCTGGAACAAGATAATGAAATCGCCAAGTCCTTGCATTCGGCCATGAGG GCATGCTTCCCTCATGATGTAGAGATCTGCACTGGCAAGAACCAGCCTCACTGCGTCCATCATGCCTTCGTTCTGCAGCAAGATTCTTCTCACACCCTATACGGTATCGCCCTGCGAGTATGGTCCCGCGCAGACGACAAGCGTGCGGAAACGATTCGCGAATTGCGCAAGAAGACAGAACCCGATTTCTACGATAACCCGGAAGAGACCTACTGGATCCCATACTGTCTGAGTTTCCTTTCCCGCTACCCACTTTACGACCTTCTGGGTGACTATCTCCGTGGCATGTGGATTCATTGGAACAAGGCCACCAACTTGTTCCATGCGGAGGAGGTTTCGCGAATTCTGAGCTTTCCTGCGCCCCGCCTCAACGACCTGGTTCGCATCGATATGAAGGATTATGCTCTCTGCTATCAGTTCCCATCGTCCCCGACGGGCTTCCAGAACTTCTCCATGTGGCCTCTCTTCACCTGCCTGTCGATCCCTAATGTCgtgggtgttgttgaagcTGCCGTATCGCCGACCCGTCGTATCATCTTCGTCAGCCACTACCCAGCCATGCTCACCATGGCTGCGGAAACCATCCGTTACTGTGTGCGCATCTACGAATGGAGTGGATTGTATGTTCCCGTTGTCCACGCTCGTCACATCAAGGATTTGGTTCAGGAGCCCGGCCCGTACATTCTCGGTGTCACGGCTGAATGCCGAACCCTCTTCAACGCTCCCTCTGATGCTCTGGTCGTGGATCTGGACCGCAACTTTGTCCTCACATCGAGTCCACCCGATGTTCTGACTCCTGGTCAGCGCACCAAGTTCATCAACCGGTTGACCCAGGCCTTGAATGGTGATGTTTCACCCTCGGGTGTTCCCAACCACCTCCGTTCTGCCTATGCTGGTGGCAAACTTATTCCCGCTGGACAGATCATCGTGATGCGGGGTGAGGTCGAGAGCGTCCAGGATCCTTCTTGGTGGAACCAGGATGCTGTGATGAACGTTATGGATCATGTGTGCGAGAAGTTG GGACGCAATACTGGCATGAAGGCCATCTTTGGTGGCTCTGTCAAGAAGCCTCTCATGACCAAGGTTTCTATGCGCCACCTGAACGAAATTGTGCGTGAAAGGAACCAGTACTCTCGCGATGCGATGGAAGCTTGGCAAGATTTCATCAACCTTAAGGGTCGCATGGACACCGAGCTGAGCAAGGTCACCAAGCGCAACAACTTCTTGgttgaggagctggagacctGGAAGCAGCAG TTCCTCAAGTTCCAGGCTTTCGCCGAGACCCTCACCAAGGAAACATCTGAGCTCAAGGTTAAGATTGAGAACCACAAGCGTGAGAACCGTCGTCTTACCGGTCTCATTGACCAGCAGAAGGATGATGTGGCTCGTCTCTCTCTCCGTTTGTCCGGCACAGAAAAGCAGCGCGATGATGCTCTGGAAGCGTTGGTCCTCCAGCAAGAAATTGCGGAAGAGCTCGAGCGCGAGAGGAAGCGCAACCAAAAGGAGCTTGCTTCTTTGCAGCACTCCAATGCTTCCCTCACACGGCAACGCGATGAGGCTCAGCGCGTGGTGCTGGGTCTCCGCAGCCTTATCAATGGCCAGACACATCACATGGAGCACATCGTTCGTTCGATCGGTAGCTCTACCGACCTGACCGAGCTGCCCGAAGCCGAGGCTGCCGTCGAGACCAAGGAGGCCGGACAGGATGTTGAGACCCCGAGAGAATCTGCTGTGTCGTCGCGACGCTCTAGTACCAATATCTCCGCGAAGAGCGTTGCCAACAATGTGAGCCCGGACTTGGAGCAACATCTCCTCAGCATGGGTAAAAGTCACAACCGTCTTGCACGTCTCAGCATAACTGATGTCGCAGATCGCTACCTGCGTGACAAGACTGATGCTATTTCCGACATCATCCGCAGCATCAGCGAGCAGTGTGCTGCCGCTGTGGAAGGCCTACAGCTTGCTCaagatgcggaggatgatgacctcCCGGCATCCGGCAAGACCACCCCAAATGGAAGCCGTCGTCTGACAACTGATGGACTTCGTGGGCACTTGACACCAGCTGGCAGTGAGATGGGAGATGGCGACAACCACTCGTTGCACCCCGATCACCGGCGTTCTAGTGTCCCGCCGACCCCAGACCTGGTGCATAACCGGTCCAGCACATCCATGTCGATGGTCAGCAGCTCGACGTTCCCGGAGAGGTCGAGTCAGCAGTATGGGCCTGGCGAGATCCCGACCCGGATTAtcgaggacgatgatgagcgCGCTCATGAGACCGATGGTCTTGATGACCACACTGAGACAGGCACTCTGTCCAAGCAGGCCAGCGAGGACCTCATTCGGGCCGGCTCTTCCCGACTGGTTGCGTAA